In Bradysia coprophila strain Holo2 unplaced genomic scaffold, BU_Bcop_v1 contig_350, whole genome shotgun sequence, a genomic segment contains:
- the LOC119080297 gene encoding transmembrane protein 70 homolog, mitochondrial, translated as MFVLRSLRHLHLSASKGIKPDQRFMTTLFQRQNPITSSPVFQNYIWRQNSTSSAQPEGTNQIYFGTLTPKIRAVKVFSLTTSIVGLAAQPMLIERSSELGGTSIVILVCSFVGFFTFVTPLVLHFITKKYVTEINYDPSKEEYTATTLTLFLTRKETKFQIKDVRVPEVAGMFTTFFAKNRPLFVDVELFTDPSHYVKMMGYDKPIDFHMKINDGDTKETGKRNE; from the exons ATGTTTGTGTTGAGAAGTTTAAGACATTTGCATTTGTCCGCCTCGAAAGGAATTAAACCGGATCAGCGTTTTATGACAACACTATTTCAACGGCAAAATCCCATCACCAGCTCTCCAGTTTTCCAAAACTATATTTGGCGACAGAATTCAACATCATCTGCTCAGCCGGAAGGTACAAATCAGATTTATTTTGGCACATTAACGCCGAAAATCCGAGCCGTAAAAGTGTTCTCACTGACTACAAGCATTGTTGGTCTGGCTGCCCAGCCAATGTTAATTGAGAGATCGTCGGAGCTCGGCGGAACATCAATTGTGATTCTAGTTTGTAGCTTCGTGGGCTTCTTCACATTTGTAACGCCACTCGTTTTGCATTTCATCACCAAAAAGTATGTGACAGAAATCAACTATGATCCATCAAAAGAGGAATACACCGCGACGACATTGACTCTGTTTCTGACACGAAAAGAG ACCAAGTTTCAAATCAAGGATGTTCGAGTGCCTGAGGTAGCTGGAATGTTtacaacgttttttgccaaaaatAGGCCACTTTTCGTTGATGTCGAACTGTTCACTGATCCCAGCCATTACGTTAAAATGATGGGCTATGACAAGCCCATCGATTTTCATATGAAGATCAACGATGGCGATACGAAAGAGACCGGTAAACGGAATGAGTAA